One genomic window of Fusarium keratoplasticum isolate Fu6.1 chromosome 3, whole genome shotgun sequence includes the following:
- a CDS encoding Amidase has product MPSADWKSLIEAKRAHLYAQIRPEWRLPGNITKQVHHTSDASAFDLLNNTNLLSQRERKITENYDASELIEMMATAVISSVEVTTAFCKRAAAAQQLTNCLTEIFFEKALVRAKECDDFLAREGKPMGPFHGMPISLKDMLMVKDEAATLGFVSYLTKPKADTNSVIVDMLLEAGAVLYCKTNVPQTLFVCEGMNNVFGHTLNPHKLSLTPSGSSSGEGALVGFRGSLLGVGSDIGGSIRAPSLCCGAFGFKPTANRIPWSGQQALIPKGWPGVVPSLGPHAQSAPDLTLFCKTVIQREPWTRDSTALYSPWRDVPRKKQLTIGYWVGDSELPVSPPVSRALDAAAQALKAAGHQVKPISAPVPLAQAGLIFANSTKLDNKNQIMQILADGEEQPIQALLDINAASGLEPREFTLDDLWDFNREREEYRHAWHKVWMENGIDVLLCPGSRGTAVPHGKYGVPWYTMIWNLLDCPASVIPFLKADKAVDSQTMEGYDAEAADGAPCSFQVVGWTGQDEEVLMATEVMAEAVESTAATAHL; this is encoded by the exons ATGCCTTCTGCGGATTGGAAATCACTCATTGAGGCAAAGAGAGCCCATCTTTATGCTCAGATCCGTCCTGAATGGCGCCTCCCAGGGAACATCACCAAGCAAGTCCACCACACATCAGATGCCAGCGCCTTTGATCTCCTCAACAACACAAATCTCCTTTCCCAGAGAGAGCGCAAGATTACGGAAAATTACGATGCGTCCGAGCTAatcgagatgatggccacCGCGGTCATCTCGTCGGTCGAAGTTACAACTGCCTTTTGCAAGCGCGCTGCTGCCGCACAGCAACTG ACAAATTGCTTGACAGAGATTTTCTTTGAAAAGGCTTTGGTGCGGGCAAAAGAGTGTGATGACTTCCTAGCCAGAGAAGGGAAGCCTATGGGACCATTTCATGGGATGCCAATCAGTCTCAAG GACATGTTGATGGTCAAGGACGAAGCGGCCACTCTTGGATTCGTGTCATATCTAACCAAGCCAAAGGCTGACACGAACTCGGTCATAGTGGATATGCTATTGGAGGCTGGCGCAGTGCTGTACTGCAAGACCAACGTCCCCCAAACCCTCTTT GTGTGCGAGGGCATGAACAACGTCTTTGGACACACCTTGAACCCTCACAAGCTGAGCCTCACTCCCAGCGGAAGTAGTTCGGGAGAGGGCGCCCTGGTTGGCTTCCGAGGATCTCTGCTCGGCGTGGGTAGTGACATTGGAGGCTCCATTCGAGCCCCGTCTCTGTGCTGCGGTGCTTTCGGGTTCAAGCCGACGGCCAACCGTATTCCCTGGAGTGGCCAGCAGGCTCTTATCCCCAAAGGCTGGCCAGGAGTTGTTCCTAGCCTAGGACCGCACGCTCAGAGTGCCCCAGACCTGACCCTCTTTTGCAAGACGGTCATCCAGAGGGAGCCCTGGACTCGTGATTCGACGGCTCTTTATAGTCCCTGGAGAGATGTTCCAAGAAAGAAGCAGCTCACCATCGGGTACTGGGTGGGTGATTCTGAGCTCCCCGTTTCCCCCCCTGTTTCTCGAGCTCTGGATGCAGCAGCCCAGGCTCTGAAAGCCGCTGGTCACCAGGTCAAGCCCATCTCAGCTCCCGTGCCACTCGCCCAGGCTGGCCTGATCTTTGCAAACTCAACAAAGCTGGACAACAAAAACCAGATAATGCAAATTCTCGCAGACGGCGAGGAGCAGCCAATTCAAGCATTGCTCGACATCAATGCTGCCTCCGGTCTTGAGCCGCGCGAGTTCACACTGGACGACCTTTGGGATTTTAACCGCGAACGTGAGGAATACCGTCACGCCTGGCACAAAGTCTGGATGGAGAACGGGATTGATGTGTTGTTGTGCCCTGGCAGTCGCGGAACGGCTGTGCCTCATGGGAAATACGGCGTGCCTTGGTATACGATGATTTGGaaccttcttgat TGCCCCGCCTCCGTTATCCCTTTCTTGAAGGCGGACAAGGCCGTTGACTCGCAGACAATGGAGGGCT ATGATGCTGAAGCTGCCGATGGTGCTCCATGCAGCTTTCAAGTGGTGGGGTGGACTGGTCAAGATGAGGAGGTCTTGATGGCTACCGAAGTGATGGCCGAGGCGGTTGAAAGCACGGCGGCCACAGCGCACCTTTAG
- a CDS encoding UDP-glucuronate decarboxylase: MVILVTGGAGFLGRNLVQLLLDHNHEVVVIDSLWTGSRSNFDGLRGNKKLRYIQSDVRDPLPSIPGVEQIYHLACPASPVHFETRPIDILQTCFNGATNVLDYAVKHNARILLTSTSEVYGDSQISCQSEDYRGNVNCFGPRACYDEGKRVMEALAYGYHLEHGLEVRIARIFNAYGPYMSEDDGRAVPNFIMAALKGEPMTIFGDGHSTRCFQYAKDCVEGLEALMNSDYSSPVNIGSDCEIEISEIAETIAQVVALKLGQRNPVPINLLPAREDDPINRKPDTTLAETVLGWRPKVSLQEGISTTVDWFIEREGELVSRL; the protein is encoded by the exons ATGGTGATTCTCGTTACTGGT GGAGCCGGTTTCCTCGGCCGTAACCTtgttcagcttcttctcgaccaCAATCACGAAGTAGTAGTCATTGATTCATTATGGACGGGCTCGCGCAGCAACTTTGATGGTCTGAGAGGGAACAAGAAGCTACGATACATCCA ATCGGATGTGAGGGACCCTTTACCCTCCATACCCGGAGTCGAACAGATCTACCATCTCGCATGCCCCGCAAGTCCAGTACACTTCGAGACGCGCCCAATCGATATCCTACAGACTTGCTTCAATGGAGCGACGAATGTCTTGGACTACGCAGTCAAGCACAACGCTCGTATACTACTAACCAGCACCTCAG AGGTTTACGGTGATTCTCAGATCTCATGCCAATCAGAAGACTACCGAGGGAACGTGAATTGTTTTGGCCCCCGCGCCTGCTACGACGAGGGCAAGAGAGTGATGGAGGCCCTGGCATACGGGTACCATCTTGAACATGGACTCGAGGTTCGGATCGCCCGGATTTTCAACGCGTACGGGCCATATATgagcgaggatgacggcCGTGCAGTCCCCAACTTTATCATGGCAGCATTGAAGGGAGAGCCCATGACCATCTTCGGAGACGGACATTCTACCCGATGCTTCCAATATGCCAAGGACTGCGTGGAAGGATTGGAGGCACTCATGAACAGCGACTACTCCAGCCCTGTCAACATTGGAAGCGACTGCGAGATCGAAATCAGCGAGATTGCAGAGACCATCGCCCAAGTCGTTGCCTTAAAACTGGGACAACGGAACCCTGTGCCGATTAACCTGCTCCCAGCAAGAGAGGATGATCCAATCAACAGAAAACCAGACACAACGCTTGCGGAGACTGTTCTTGGTTGGAGACCCAAGGTTTCGTTACAGGAGGGCATTTCAACGACGGTGGACTGGTTTATTGAAAGGGAGGGCGAATTGGTGAGCAGACTCTAG